The window TAACTTAAAAAGTAatcttcaaacacaaacacacccCTTGATCAAAATACAAACGCTAACCTTAAGAAAATAGATGTCACATTTACATGTTATGACGGCCATTCAATGACATCATTATCATTAGAATGATAATTGGAAGTGTGACTAAGATTTTGTGATGATAATGGCTTGACCATTCTCTAGTGTCACCTAATGAAAATTCTTAATAAATTAGGGGGAGGCAATTGTCTCCCCTCTtctgcttaaaaaaaaatagctacTGAAAATTCTTTGTATCAAAAATTGCGTGTTAAAAGGACAAAcctatatattaaatttattttttaggtaCATTTCACATTTAATATATAAGCTTCACTTCACATTCACCATGACTCGAATAATTAACTTTGTAATTCGAATTGTCTATATATACGGCAGGAATATTATGACTAGACAAGAGCAAAGACCAAAAGGTTCGTTCGTTGCCGTGTAATAGACTTCAAGAAGGCGAGAATCAACGGTGTAACACTATTGTCAACTCTTGTAAGACTCTTTAGCACCGTTCTAAACCGGTTTTAAGTTTAAGCTATTCGAAGTTCAATCAAAGCGGGGTCAAAACTAGTAGAATTGTATCTTTATTTCACACCGGTTCAGTGTTCCTGCAATACTTTTTGAGTAAAATTACTATACAAAACCGGTTCCATTGATTCCGGTTCCATTGATTCTGCTTTCTTAGGAAACAACCGGTTAAGTTTTGTGAAAATAATGCATACCATGTCTCAAACTTTACATGTATAACTTTTCAGTATGGGTAATGTATACTAATGATATAATACAACGATTGTGATTCACTTAACGCAGCTATAAGTAACTCTGATAATACATACACAACTATACAACGGTGATAAGATGGTTTGATTTAAAGTAGCTCGGGGGGGGTGGTTCAGCTTGGTTTCAGACAATGTATTGACGAAGGTAATCAACTCGGGCCTGATGCTTGAGCTTCATCAAAGCCTTGACTTCATGTTTCCTCACCATTTCTCTAGAGATGTTGAGATTTCCAGCTATCTCTCCTAGAGTCCTGTCTCCTTTCCCATCAAGACCGTATCTCTGTCGAATAACCAGACTCTCTTTCGGCTTCAATGAATCAAGCTGAATACGAAATGTAATCAGTTTCCAAGAAACATGAGCCAAATAAACTAACATAAGTCCGGATGATTGTGTAAGTAAGTAGATGAAAGAGTGAAACTTACCACGTCATCGAGAGCAAGCCTGAGAAGAGCAGGTTGTCTCCTGTTATCAGCTCCAACACCATCAACATCTGTGATTCCATTGATGAATTCTTCTTGAGTAACCGCATGTTTTGAATTTAGTGAGAAAACAGGTTTTGCGGCTCTCAATACTTCACGGTATCTCTCAGGTGTTATCTTGAGTTTCTCAACTACCTCTTTCTCTGTAGGGAGTCTCCCCAGCTCAAACAATAGCTCCATCTTCGCTTTATAGATCTCAACTCTAACCTGAATTggtttcaacaaagaaaaatataagtaacGTCCCTGCAGAACAATCTGTTTCTGAGAAAGAGCTTAAGAGGGTAACATATATACCGATTCAAGTCCAAATGGAACACGAGTAAAGTTTGAGGTTGTCATAGACCGTATGATGGCATGTCTTATCCAAAACAAACCATAAGTCGATAGACGAAACTTCCTTTTCGGCTCAAAGCGGTCAATTGCTGTGATTAGCCCTTTCATGCCAGCTTGACAAAGGTCTTGAAACTTCGGTCCATTGGTgaaatcttgaaaatatttGTTCATAACAAACAAGACAAGTCGGAGATTGTGCTGCAATGTATAGAAACAAAACACGATAAGCTAAAAGAGTTATATCCATAGATAACAATAAGGTATCCAATACACTCACCTTAATAAGTTTGTTTCTTGCAGCTCTAccaatttcaattttctttttaacttcaCCAGTGGTCATTTTGATCTCTTTAGCTATTTCAGCTTCCCTCGGCTCTCTTCCCAAGCTCTTTTGCAGTTCATCTTTCACTTCAAGTAGAGCCTGAAAATGTTATAAGCCCCCAAAACTGTTAAGCATAAGTTgcaatatataaccaaaaacatGTTCAATGCTATattcaaagaaatgaaaaataccTTCATAGGCTGCATCAACTTAAACAACCAAGCATGTTCAGTAGAAGAAAGAACAGGAggtatcttcatttttttccagtCCAAGCTCAATATATCATTAGAAGCTGAATAGTCCCGCACAAGCCTCTcgatcttctcctcttcttgctGCCTCTTTGTTACTTTCTTCTCAgcagaagaaacaacaaatggTTTCTCTTCACAGTTTCTCTTCAAAGCTATCCGTTTATCAAGACTCAAACGCTTATCTTTCTTCACATTGTTCCTCACTACCACTTTCTTCTCTGCCTCACCACTCTGTTTCCGTTTTCTCCTCCGCGGAACTTTAGCTTTGGATCCgccatcaacaacatcatcCTCAACTGTTGCAGGACTAAGCTTGTATATGTTCTCAAGCCTAGCAGCAGCTTCGTTGTAATAGTCAACTCCTAAAGAACACGAAGGAGCTGCATTGTGATCATCCAAAGAACTTGGTTTTTTCGGGGTTTTACACGGCTTCCTCTTCGTGActactctctttttctcattaAGCTTTTCAGCGGGGATCAAAACTTGTTCTCGAGGAGGAATGATCAAAGCTGAACTGCTTGAATCATCGGCTTTGAATGCGACAATGGATGGTTTTTTAAGGGAAGAACGATGTGTTGTCAAAAGATCGGTGCTTAAACCGAGTGGTGATCTTGCTGCTGAACTTGAAATAAACACAACTCCCATCACTATCTAAAGGCTGAAActtcttttcaaattttctgAAAAGCTCAATTGTTCTGCATTAGAAGGAACATGTCTCgtataaattacaaataatgTCTCAAAATGTTGACAATAACTACAGTAGAGTTTTACGACAGGACACACTATTGATCTAATTTGGGGCAGATATGTAATAaacttgtttgacaaaaaaaaatgtaataaacttATTCTACCATGAAGAAGGATCGGGAAAAACCTCAAATTCTACATAAAACTGGAAAATTTAAGAGCGATCGGGATATccaaaattcagttttttttcaataaacgCAAAGACAAAATCTGGCGTGGGCACAAACACTGATCGACAAAATTGTACTAAGAAAGATCGAGCAGCTCTTCTTcgactgttaaaaaaaaaattgtgttcgATATCGACGCAGCAAAATCGTTTTGATCATACCTTTGCAGTATCGCGGagaaaaattttttttttttttttttttctttttccgaGCGAGAGATTCTTCGTTTCGATTTTAGATTCTGGTTCacgaattttaaatataaagagaagaaaaagaaaaaaaattggagtgGAACACGGAAATGTATGTGTCGTCTAAATGAACTACGTAAATTATGGTGTCCACAAGTTAATGACAAATATGGTATGTCATATTTCTAGAATCTATTCATTAAGCCcgacataatatatttattcaatTTAAACCCCCTTATGCTGTCGAGATTATGGGTTTGAACGGTGACAGCAGTTAGAGTGGAAAAATTCATCAATGGATTAgaccagtttttttttaccattcataaatttatttggCAGTAGTACGTTCGAAAAAATTGATGCGCAACAACTGTGGACTATTTTTGTGTGTAAATAAAATTGGTCCGCAGCGATCTGCTGTCTGTCCTATTTTTGGGATGGACTAAACCGCTGACAAATTTGGCCGTCCCGACCGCAGTTATTATTCATTCCTATGTTTTCGAATAAAATGTTACTAATCCGGCCAATTCGATTATGTGCAAACTTACGAATCATTCAAGCCTGAAAAATTCAACGCCCTAATCAAATAATAATGTTgtttacaaaactaattaaattcataattttattcaatttatgCTCACAAATTTAGATTTTTCCACTCATAAGTATTTGCatatttcatataaaatagcttgttataaaaaaaaaataaaagatacttCGTAACCAtttaattttactttgtttCACATTTCCTGTTTGATCTTTGTAAATTATGGCCTCTTTGTTAGTTTCCATTTAAGCTGCGGTTTAATtcgtttttaaaatagtttgcGTAAATGTAAATGTAGAACTATATAGCAATATGTGCAAATAACTCGAAGATATAAGTCAAGATGCCAATAAACTACAAGTTTGGCATCTCAGGAAGATCCAACGGCCACCAAGGCTTTAGAAAAAACCAACGGTTGCGAGAATGCACAAGCGGAGATGGCGAGAGAGAGACGACGTGGCCAGTTTATAGTGGAGGAGAAGATATTTCCTAAATGGTTAACAGGTTAAGACTTGTGGTTGTGGATCAGGTTATAGTTTATACACACGTGGATGGTCTTCTCAGCAACAGTATGACCCATACTAAAAAGTGGTGGCTCGAGAAGCATTTACGTAGCTTATTATAAACCGAttaccatatatttttttgagttttttataagtcaaatatattaattctaaacattacGCCAAAAATTCCAGTTTAGAagataattatttagttttcttcCCCTTAAGACATTTTTTGTTCTAGTTTCATACCAttccattcctttttttttttgtcaaaccataCCATTCCATTCCCAGAATTACGGAGATTTGtgtattgttgaaaaaaatgttaatggcATTGGTATTCTAAACaatactagattaagatccgtgttagagcacgggttgaaattcattttatttttattgtaatttttatataaaatataatttatataattttttttaatttttttgggataaaacattatgtaataaaatcatatgctaaatatgatgacttgaaaaagacacctattttataagttttatattgttaatgattctagattaACAAAATAGGTGtcattaacaacaaaatatgtGCTCTAGCATGGGTCCTAATCTTAGCTCTAATACACCATGAATTTTTGTAGGGTTTGAGACAGTTTAGTATTGTATACTGAAAAAccattgtcatttttatattttgtgaatatGAGAAATGTATTCTGGTAAAAGGAGATTTGCATGTTTTATATTGTAAGTTGGAAAATTGTCgttaagatttgatttttaatttcagAATAAGATCTCAGAGATGTGATCATCTTGCgcagattttattctttttttatgcttgagagtatatttttattctcttttaaaagtatattaacAATGTTTTATAGCAAACAATTCTGcctaaaataaatttgtaatattgtgtttttaGATGTTTGGAAAGAATGTGTTCTAGCAtacaaatcttccaaaaataaagtttgtatGGGATGGTACAAATTCATTTAACAATTTGGAATATATTCTTTAGCATGATTTTCAGAAAcaattaaggttgcacccagttattattttgtaactaatgaatatatcatttaatctataacctatttgtaatcaacttataaaaataataaagtctacaaaaataatattgtgtacttccattttattatataggagatatgACATCAACAAATTAATACAATTTTCATAGTTCTTGCTTCCTTTGgttctcatatatttaaaattttcattgaaTAGTAACTAaacttgaaatattttaaagcaTAGTTTACAGAtatatcaagtttaataaataCAAGATTTTAATGAATAGTTtgattatcctttttttttaactcataacccaataatatatatattttttatcaagaCCCAATAATATCCTAAACATTGAATAACCCCCTATTTGTTAGTTAGCTGAAGATAGCCCAAGTTTGGCCCAATAAtcccaaattatatataatacctCAAAGGACAGTTTTATGAAAGTCAACATTGTCTACAATATGCCACGCGTTTCACTGAATAGAACTCCATGCACAAAGCCACgtaaaagctctctctctctctccctcccagatctctctatctctcaagTCTCTCTCTAGACGAAAATTCTCCAACCAGATGGTGAAACTCGCGACGGCGCGTGAGATTAGAACGTACGGCCCTCGGCTCGGGAGGAGCAGAGCCGAGTACATCAACGCAGGTCTATACTTGTTCGCCACCGTTGTTCTCCTTGGTGGTTTCACGGCGACAGGATTCTCGTGGGAACCAAGATCCGGCCTGGCCCATCTAGCTGGAATTGATTACCGGTATGTTTTATGCCATTTGAATGCATGAAAGCTTGCTTAATTTAGCTATTTTTGACTATTATAGCTTCCGGAAAATACTGTTATTATTGGTATAAATTCgcctataatatttaaaattttaccagAGTTTGTAAGCTGGAATGCAtgtgtatttgtaatttatatatatatttgtattcaCAAATGGTGGGGAAGTAAGAACAGCATTTTAGTTATGAGTCAATATTCTTTTTCGTAACAGGTTAAGGTTAATGGAGTATGATTTGCAATTGGGTCTAGTGGAATTTGCAGTCCCTCTGGTTAATGTAGCAGGCTCCGTAGTCTTCTTCGTGGGAATCTTGTTCGTTTTCCATCAGGTAACACTTTCATTGTCATAACAAAAATTAAGGGTTCATCATATCAGTGACAATTAATGTGTCTGCCCCCTACGTTTATTACATTAAGTTTGGATTATTAACGAAAAGTTACACATATATGTGCCTCCGTATCTTAAGAAGTACTAGAGAGAAGAGAACTGAATAGGTTATATTCCAGTATAGGTGACCACATTTGTGCCAATTAGTAGCTGCTATTTGAGAAAGGCATGGAATAGGTCATAAACGTATGTATTCAAGAGTGTTTGTGGCGTATTAATCTGACATTTTCAATTATGCTCATTGTGGTTCATGTCACAAAACACAAGTAATAGAGTAAAATAGTTGTgttctgacaaaaaaaaaatagttgtgaATATATAACTTTTGGTGTGTCTGGCTAATTACACGTAGTACTAGTCACGTTCCCATGtgatatgtttgtttttctctggAGTATTTTAGGCTGAGAAAAAACTTGGATACAGTGGAAAAGAGAAGCATACATTAAACATGCTTATTGCGGGTCCGTTGCTTTGGGTGATAGGATCGCTTCACAACTCATGCCAGATCTACGAGAGAGCAGACAGTCACGTTCAAATTCTACAACAATCTGTTCACATCCCTTTCTTGGTTGGATCCCTTCTATTCTTGGTTTCCGCAGTTCTCAATAGCCTCGACCTATCCGGGTCATCACATAGTGGCTTGAAGCTTCTTGTaagtacttaaaaaaaaacaaatttaccgCATTAAATTGGGTTTTCTTAAAACCACTTCTTAcggtaaataataaattttcagGGGGAAAGATGGATCTGGCTTGGGATTTCCGGggcaatatgtttttttgtgggAGGATTGATGAACGTTGTTAAGGTTTTTAACTTCGTTCAGATCACTGGGCTTCGCCTAGAGAAACTACGAGGCGGAGCACAAGACCGGCTTCtcgaagagagagaaggatatCTCCCTCTTGttgctgaagaagaaagaataaggAAAATGGAAGCTGACGAAGCTAGTAGAGCTAAACCGCGGACCCATTTAATTTCCAAGGCCGGAGAGGGAACCGGAGCTGCTGAGACCGTAGTGACATCTTCTCCGACACCATACAAGGATGTTCTCGTCCGACACAGCTGAGGAATGTTAGTCATGTTTAAATGTTGTTTTTGTACTCCATATTCGTTTTTATCTACGGAGACCACAGATTTTACCGTTCAAAGAATGCTACGAttagtttccttttttggtCCTGCCTTTATGAATATTGGAATGGGTTACAATACATGAAGCCTTTTAAATCTAGAGGTTGAGATGCAGAGGCACGTACCATGCATTGAACTAGAACAGAGAAACCTTACATGCTTGTAACTAGTTTAAAAAAGGCCCTACCTAAAGCATGCAATGCCTAAAATTAAATCAGCAGA is drawn from Camelina sativa cultivar DH55 chromosome 8, Cs, whole genome shotgun sequence and contains these coding sequences:
- the LOC104706712 gene encoding RNA polymerase sigma factor sigE, chloroplastic/mitochondrial, which translates into the protein MGVVFISSSAARSPLGLSTDLLTTHRSSLKKPSIVAFKADDSSSSALIIPPREQVLIPAEKLNEKKRVVTKRKPCKTPKKPSSLDDHNAAPSCSLGVDYYNEAAARLENIYKLSPATVEDDVVDGGSKAKVPRRRKRKQSGEAEKKVVVRNNVKKDKRLSLDKRIALKRNCEEKPFVVSSAEKKVTKRQQEEEKIERLVRDYSASNDILSLDWKKMKIPPVLSSTEHAWLFKLMQPMKALLEVKDELQKSLGREPREAEIAKEIKMTTGEVKKKIEIGRAARNKLIKHNLRLVLFVMNKYFQDFTNGPKFQDLCQAGMKGLITAIDRFEPKRKFRLSTYGLFWIRHAIIRSMTTSNFTRVPFGLESVRVEIYKAKMELLFELGRLPTEKEVVEKLKITPERYREVLRAAKPVFSLNSKHAVTQEEFINGITDVDGVGADNRRQPALLRLALDDVLDSLKPKESLVIRQRYGLDGKGDRTLGEIAGNLNISREMVRKHEVKALMKLKHQARVDYLRQYIV
- the LOC104706713 gene encoding uncharacterized protein LOC104706713; translation: MVKLATAREIRTYGPRLGRSRAEYINAGLYLFATVVLLGGFTATGFSWEPRSGLAHLAGIDYRLRLMEYDLQLGLVEFAVPLVNVAGSVVFFVGILFVFHQAEKKLGYSGKEKHTLNMLIAGPLLWVIGSLHNSCQIYERADSHVQILQQSVHIPFLVGSLLFLVSAVLNSLDLSGSSHSGLKLLGERWIWLGISGAICFFVGGLMNVVKVFNFVQITGLRLEKLRGGAQDRLLEEREGYLPLVAEEERIRKMEADEASRAKPRTHLISKAGEGTGAAETVVTSSPTPYKDVLVRHS